GTTAAGACTCCAaaaagtgtactgaatcgtatcaagtaatatattgttttccctagagactcacggCCTAAAcattcatgtgatttcttgattaattaagacttgagaacaaaatcatttggtttataatgcagaaattaaacatgaatgcaagtgttTGATCAATTACAATAAGAATGCACAGGTGATTGATTTGTAAAATATtgaatgattatgttgttggggatTTCAACTTGTGCTATCCAttctcatgtatttatgaatttgtttctttcattaatgttaatgccactttctaatttactttaaacccgatgtctcggtgaagaaggcttatccttaattactagtttacaatgtcctgtctccctagcaattaattctgcattacatatgcacagaagcttaaaggcaaccaaccctcatatccctatgtctaggcagtACTGCTTTTGGGAGAGATTCCCAGATCTaaatttccccgtatgtgtccatatcaacaaaatcaattatcatgctaatgaatgagttaaccaaagcaagcatagagtatagaggaaaaaccctaacaactaatgaaataaagcatttataatataaaccaAATAAACAAGTATTTCAATCTTAGAAAcctaggcaaaatcattcatgctttcaaagagATAGCAATCATTCACAACAAAACTCtaaagttcaaaacctcacGTACAAGCTAATTCCAAGTTCCAGATATCTCAGTTACACATCCTGCTCagtatcataatcacaatcataacatcatgcatctgttcacataattcatgaaccaccacctgtatatcaacatctcatatatcatctcatcattaatcaatataaaagcatCATCATGCACAACTCAGCACACAACACAACATTATCAAACCATTGCATCAAATATAGTTTTAgaccaagtacatcaacacctattctaaaaacaaaagtaaataaagttcaacaaacaaaacaaagataaGAAAGATCTTGTTCTATTGCCAATaacattcatcagtaaatgttatCCTTATCCTTGACTGTCATCTGAATCCTCATCCTCCTCTTTGtcgtcttcctcttcctcatctTTTTCGTCATCActatcttcatcatcatcatcttcatcatcatcatccatggCTGCAGCTTCAACTGCTCCAGATCCACTAGCTTGTGCCTGATCCTCTGGCCACCCACACAGGTGTTAAACTCCTCCATCATCCACTGTCATGTAGGAGGTGTATCATACAACCCTATAATCATCTCTGTAGTGGCAACCTGCCTTCTGTCCAATGCCTACATCCTCGCCTCCCTcagggacatatacatgtccctcatctgaaagGGCTCAACATTCCGAGGCTGATCCTATGCTGGTAGTGGTCCCCTCCTATGAACTTTAGGATGTGGTGGTAGCATAGGTTGGCCCGCCTCATCCAGCACGCAATACTAGGTGTAGTAGGAAGCATCAATCTCCTTCCTTGGTCTCTCCATCGGCAGTGTGGAGGTATTTGCTCTAGCTATCTCACAAAGATGTGTGATCAAAGATGGGTGTCCCAGAGGCGCTTTGGTGTTCACAACACTGACACAAGATTTAATTTGATCAGTTATCACCTACCCAATGTTAATATTTAATGCACTTACACGTTAGAACATGGCTGAATGTTTGCATGAGTGAAGGCCATCCAGTTTTTCGCCATAGGAGTCAAATAAGACCTCCTAATATGAATGGGTGCCTCATTCCTGTTCCTCTGAAAGCGTCCTCCAGGCACATACAAAGTTCTCTCTGAATGGGTGCCTCATAGTTAGCTCCTTCCTCCAAAGTCAGTGCATACTGACACTGTTCACCAGCCCACTCAGTGTTAAGAAACCTGTTTATAGTGACCAGATCATAGTGAATGATCTTCCCTCTCACATAACTAGTGTAGGCTTCTCTCTTACTGTTACCAATTTCCCTTGCCTTAGCATAGAATTCTTTGACAATCGCTATGTTTGCTGGTgttggataagaagctacattCTCCCATTCTCTCCTTTCCAATTCCCTTCCAAATTGCGGGGCCAAGGTTGGTATcaatgatgagtcgatattttattgatttcacttagtttcttgtgctagaattaatcagggaattgtgcttaaatgtccggtattttcccgtttttgctaattgtgcttattttgaccggaaattctaattttaattaatttgaatattctgagctaattatttgcattattattttcagggaaaattttggaaatacaacttgggacatctggaggtaaaaataaacttaagtNAGAGAGAAGGTGTGGATTTTGTAATTGAGGGGTGTGGATGgcaattaaaatttgaagaaattggAGAATCACGGCCTTGCccatctttctatttttattgaaGCACACGACTCTAAGCTCTTAAGAAATGGTGCAGCGTGAAGAGCTTCATTCCAAATAAAATAAGCAACAGCAGCATCTAGCAAAGGGCAGGCTTTGCAGCCTTCACACGGCCTNCACATCCAACACATGGTGCAATGGCAGCAATTATGGGTTATATCCAGCAGCTGGCAGCAAGGAGTTGGGCTGNAGAGTGCTGTTACGGCCCATGTGCACAAGGAGGTGCAACAGCCACGTTCCAGCCTTCTTCACGGTACAGCAAAGCAAGTCCTCCAATCCACACTTCACGTTCCAGCTGCTTTCAAGCAACACACATTTGGGCTTGGAGGTGTCATGGTCTTGAGCTGCAACGTGTACATTGAAGAGCACAAGCTTCACAGCCCAGTAGAAAAAGCAACACACACGTTCAGCTTGAAGAAGAGAATCACACGTCCAGAAGCAGGAGAGCTGCCTCAACACGCTACTGCATTCTTCATTTGGAGAAAGAGCTGCAACGGGCCACAGGGAATCAACGCGCCAGCTCCATCAGCGTCCGGCAAGCCTACGTAACAGCAATTGGAGGTGCTTGGAGAAAAGCAGCAGCCCACGTTAACTTTGCACCTCCAGAGGTTTCCAGCCCTCACGGCCCATGTAGCAACTTCACGGCCCATGTAGCAACTCCACGGCCCAGTTGGCAATAGCAGCACGCCACCTCCTTGCTCCCACATTGCAGCAGCCTCGGTCCACAACCTTCACACTAGCAACGTCCAGTTTTGAAGAAGGCAGAAAAAGCAACATATCAAGGCCTGCAACGTTCCAGCTCCCATGCATCCATCAGCCCAAAGTAAACAGCAACACGTTGCAGCCCAACATGTTTCTTTACTCACCAGCAACAGCTTCCACATGGACTGCACAAGCTGCATCTATTTTCTTTGGTGCAAACACGTCTACACGGCCCAACAGAATAGCAACCAGCGGTGGTGGAATGAAAGAGGAGGTGCATCATGCAGTTTTGACAGCAGCTCTCCAAGTCCAGCAACTGAAAGGAAGCTCACACAGAGAGCATCACGCTGCTGTCACGGTCTTGANTAGAAGGTAGCACTCACATTAGAAATGGGCCAGCAACGTTGATGAAGCAACAAACACNTCCAGTAGTAGAAACACAAGGCACCGTTTTTGGCtttttaaaaatgcaaatggGCTGGACACGTCACAAAAAAAGGGGGGCCCAGCAAAGTTGAAGGAACAGAGAAACCGAGGAGGGATTCCTAGGAGCCGACACACTTCTGGAGGCTCTCGGTTTTCTGGCTGCAACATTATTTTGGGAGAGGCTGGAACACATTTCTTGGAATTGAGATGGGAGGCTATGGGTGAAGGTGCTGTCCAGCTGCACTTGTTCGctatgctttaatttttttattcatggaGAAGCTTGGTGCATTTTCGTTTTAAGCTGCTGGTGGCACATGCTTTTATGCTAATTTCTTTTTGAATCCTTGGAGAAACACgttactttgttttattttaatttcatagcATGGTTTACTTTCAATTGCTTAGGAGTGTTGCAcggtaattaaatattaaagtagAATAACATTTATTGAAGTTGCACGNTGATATCTTGGGTAGAAATGGTGTGTGCGGTGATTTGCTTATTTTCTTGTGTTTGCTTGGAGAAAACGAATCCCACGGTGACTAAATAccttttctttgcattcatttatttttgaagaaaaaatgttgaattaAATTGCATGCggtgattttcttggaaaagaAGCACGACGTTTTCAAACTTTGGAAGCAGCTTAGTCACTTGGTTTATTTTAGTAATTGCATTTCAAATGGGTTGTGtgttttctcaattatttattGCATTTAATTTGGTTCATATNTGCANttcatttttaattaagtgtttCCTATTTTCTGCAAGTTAAGTTAGTTTATGCATCTTGTTTTAggatcaattaatttattattttcatgttgTCTGTTAAGTTTAGTTTATTGTTTCTGTTCACTATGATGTTTACTTTGTCAGTTTTCTTTATTGTGTTGCATTTCTAATTTTCTCACTTGCTTTAGAGATCGTTCTGTcccaatgtagaaccgttcggtcatttgtaggaccgttcggtctttcatactttttcatttattttaatgtttttaattatgtttgattgtgtgtaattttcaacttttaatttgtctttttgcattcacaaaaatcactttcaaaccccccccccccccctttgtgtttgacctgattctcgaaccacagtttggtccttNNNNNNNNNNNNNNNNNNNNNNNNNNNNNNNNNNNNNNNNNNNNNNNNNNNNNNNNNNNNNNNNNNNNNNNNNNNNNNNNNNNNNNNNNNNNNNNNNNNNNNNNNNNNNNNNNNNNNNNNNNNNNNNNNNNNNNNNNNNNNNNNNNNNNNNNNNccccccccactttgtgtttgacctgattcccgaaccacagtttggtccttgagagacgacctaggagtcacttcctagtctatactgcaatcctaatatgcaattaatttgtatgggccgcgacagcccatcaatCAACCCCACTTTTCTCTCCATCCAAAGTCTTCGATTTTAGACTTTTCTCTCCATCCATTCAAATAAGAGAGGAACTTGTTGGAATAAACACACTACAACTCTTTCCTCTTGTGTCCCACGGTTTTAATCCTCTTTCCAGATGAGGAGGTCATCCTTGCATCAAAAAGATTcacaaaacaaccaaaaacattaTCAAGCATCAATACTTGAATAGTAAAACAACTTCCAAACACACTCTTCTCATCACCACTGAGGGCAAAATAGGGGCCCTCAACGTCACCTGCAACAAAAACCATCCAACTAAACAACACGCAGATGGCCAGCAAACAGAAAAACAACTTCTGCAGAAAGACAACAACATTCATCAAGAATCATGCCATAAATtgctttcaaatgaaaaatacatgTTCTTACTTGGTCAAAGATGCACAATGTGTGAAGAATGCCAAATGAAATTGAGGAGACCAAACCCTAACAACAATGCTCACAACAAACCCCAAACTTAGATGGAAAAGTGATGAAAAATGGGTGGAGAAAGGGTTTAATGTAGGAGGATGAAGAGGAAAGTGAAGAGAGAACCTTTGGAGAGTGTTTTGGAGTGGCTGGAATGAGTTAAAACTAAGAGTGGCGGCTAGGGCGAGACTTAGGGTAGCAAAAGTGTCTAATGGGCAAAACTTACGCTAAGCCCAATTTAACTTAAAACCTAATCTGACAAAAGTCGCGCTCAGTGCCCCAGACTGGCGCTGAACGACATGCGTGACTCACTTTATCCTCTTTTCTTGCTTGCCCTAAGCGTCCTTAGACATGGCCCCTCAGCTTCAActcttaatttttcaaaatttcatgtATTTTCCACCCCACTCACACAAACTCTTAGTCAAAACAAATCAACTCTCTACACCCCTCAAACATTCATCAATTCAACAAACACAATGCacaatagaacaaaaataaaacaaaacacataaaGATAAgggtttagaaaactgggttgcctcctagttagcgcttgtttaacgtcatgagcctgaaCCATGAATCCTCCAACATCCTTCAATAGACGAACAACTTCTCACcaacacccattagtaggtgtaTAAAAGCCCAgtatcctttagtagatactTAATCACCTAGAATCCACCAGTAGATGCTGTGCCATAGCAGGCTCATAaccaaataacaaaatataaactaaagtttaaaatacatcaccaaaataaataaatccatGAAATTCAAAGTTTTTAAATCAATGGGGTGCCTTtaagcaagcgctcttttaacatcactagcttgacccaataaagcTCAAGTTCCATCTTCAATGTTGATGTTCCTCTTGatttcatcacaccaactcatcaaaTGCTTTTTGTCCACCTCTTTGACTCTTCTTGAATATGGAGCTTGAATCTCTATCACTCCATTCTCTTTAAAATCTTTCACAACCCACAActtgttcttgaatcttacAGGTGCGCCAAGTTTGAGTTGTTCATCCACCGAATCATGATGAACCATCTTCCCTttgtcatctttttcttcttccctaaCCTGTGACAAGAAACAATTTTTACCTTTGATGACCGACTTGATAGCTTTAGGACTAGTCACTGGTGTATCTTTATATACAACTTTGTGATTAGTCATCTTTTCTTGAATCTGCTGCTCCGCATTGAAGACATTAAAGATCACCTCCTTTTCTT
The nucleotide sequence above comes from Vigna radiata var. radiata cultivar VC1973A unplaced genomic scaffold, Vradiata_ver6 scaffold_147, whole genome shotgun sequence. Encoded proteins:
- the LOC106778664 gene encoding histone chaperone ASF1-like is translated as MCWMXRPCEGCKACPLLDAAVAYFIWNEALHAAPFLKSLESELERREWENVASYPTPANIAIVKEFYAKAREIGNSKREAYTSYVRGKIIHYDLVTINRFLNTEWAGEQCQYALTLEEGANYEAPIQRELCMCLEDAFRGTGMRHPFILGDEGHVYVPEGGEDVGIGQKAEDQAQASGSGAVEAAAMDDDDEDDDDEDSDDEKDEEEEDDKEEDEDSDDSQG